One genomic segment of Erysipelotrichaceae bacterium 66202529 includes these proteins:
- a CDS encoding DegV family EDD domain-containing protein, whose translation MKIAVVTDSGSGLTKQQADELGIFYLPLQIIIQDKMFLDGENITVEEIYEYLRNGEMPTTSMPPMGLVEELFTQLKEEGYEAVIAVPLSGGLSSTSSIMQAVAKEHDVKLHIIESYTTCNIQRYLAESAIKLVHQGLDLDTVCERLNASAADSGTLIIPDDLQHLKRGGRLTPLAAALGGLLKIKPILRLDRESEGKVDVFDKVRTMSKAQSKAISTFQEHGLTTEYTLTVLHSGAPQEGEKLKAMMEEAFPGLDLYYGLIGAVISAHTGVGCLGIQYIRKVEM comes from the coding sequence ATGAAAATCGCAGTAGTAACCGACAGCGGCAGTGGTCTGACGAAACAGCAGGCCGACGAATTAGGAATTTTTTATCTTCCTTTACAGATTATCATACAGGATAAGATGTTTCTGGATGGAGAGAATATAACAGTAGAGGAAATTTATGAATATTTAAGAAACGGTGAAATGCCGACAACCTCCATGCCTCCCATGGGGCTGGTGGAGGAATTGTTTACACAGCTAAAAGAGGAAGGCTATGAGGCCGTAATCGCAGTACCACTTAGCGGAGGATTATCCTCAACCTCAAGCATCATGCAGGCAGTAGCAAAGGAGCATGATGTGAAGCTGCATATTATTGAATCCTATACAACCTGCAATATCCAGCGGTATCTGGCAGAAAGTGCCATAAAGCTGGTACATCAGGGGCTTGATTTGGATACGGTCTGTGAGCGGTTAAACGCCAGTGCGGCAGACAGCGGAACCTTGATTATACCGGATGATTTACAGCATCTGAAACGCGGAGGCCGTCTGACACCATTAGCGGCAGCTCTGGGTGGCTTGTTGAAAATCAAACCGATTCTTCGACTGGATCGTGAAAGTGAAGGGAAAGTGGACGTATTTGATAAAGTGCGGACAATGAGCAAAGCACAGTCCAAGGCGATTTCCACCTTCCAGGAGCATGGATTAACTACGGAATATACACTTACCGTCCTTCATAGCGGAGCACCCCAGGAGGGTGAAAAGCTGAAAGCCATGATGGAAGAGGCCTTCCCGGGTCTTGATCTGTACTATGGTCTGATCGGAGCCGTTATCAGCGCACATACGGGTGTAGGGTGTCTGGGAATACAGTATATCCGCAAGGTAGAAATGTAA